One stretch of Eggerthella lenta DSM 2243 DNA includes these proteins:
- the fdhF gene encoding formate dehydrogenase subunit alpha: protein MPSITIDGIALDVAEGSTILDAARAAGIRIPTLCFLKERSAIASCRVCVVDVEGLDQPVPSCATPVQDGMKVTTSSPRIEAYRRIALELIIADHGLDSTNYCFSCDKNGACELQAVCREYGVLESPFEAAQKREPVRDENPFLAYDPNLCIRCQRCVGACNDAARNHTLGTAKRGVRTLIEAPFGADWRATDCESCGNCAQACPTGALTEKRRATYRSWETERVRTTCPHCGVGCQLDLVVKDGVVVDAEAAPGPSNHGLLCVKGRSASFDFVDAPDRIRTPLVKNRETGEFEPATWDEALDLVARRFTELRDVHGGESLAAFACSRSTNEDIYLFQKMARIVLQTNNVDCCARVUHAPTVAGLATMLGSGAMTNSIEDVTRKAEVIMLVGSNPEEAHPVIGMQIRAAVERGCRLIAVDPRDIGLAAHADIHLKLRPGTNVAFANGIVNYLIQHELYDEDFVRERTEGFEILAATVRDYTPELVEDICGIDRRDLVAAAKMYAAADAAAIMYCLGVTEHSTGTDGVMALSNIAMISGNLGKPGGGVNPLRGQNNVQGACDMGAGPDDLPGYQKVADPEVVRRFEKAWGAALPRARGIKATECFPAMIEGGIKGLFLFGEDPVRTDPDTHHVIRSLEALEFFVVDDLFMTETAKYADVILPGRSYAEKEGTFTNTERRVQRVRKAVDGPVGAWLDTDIFTEVMNRMGYAQPRLSAAEVMDEIVSVTPTYGGMSHARLDGDETAGRGLQWPCPSAEHPGTPILHMGEFAQGLGAFSTPDYQPSAELPDAEYPLVMMTGRILYQYNACAMTARTDGVNEIANRSFIELNTCDAEALGIADGDIVRVSSRRGSIESVAHVSEKTSPGHTWMPFHFQDGNSNWLTIAALDRVSKAPEYKVCAVKVEKA, encoded by the coding sequence ATGCCTAGCATCACGATAGACGGGATCGCCCTCGACGTTGCCGAAGGCTCCACCATCCTCGATGCCGCGCGCGCTGCCGGCATCCGCATCCCCACGCTGTGCTTCCTGAAAGAGCGCAGCGCCATCGCCTCGTGCCGCGTGTGCGTCGTGGACGTGGAAGGGCTCGACCAGCCGGTGCCCTCGTGCGCCACGCCCGTGCAAGACGGTATGAAGGTGACCACCTCCTCGCCGCGCATCGAGGCGTACCGCCGCATCGCGCTCGAGCTCATCATCGCCGATCACGGCCTCGATTCCACGAACTACTGCTTCTCGTGCGATAAGAACGGCGCCTGCGAGCTGCAGGCCGTCTGCCGTGAGTACGGCGTGCTGGAGTCTCCTTTCGAGGCAGCGCAGAAGCGCGAGCCCGTGCGCGACGAGAACCCGTTCCTCGCTTACGACCCGAACCTGTGCATACGCTGCCAGCGTTGCGTGGGCGCCTGCAACGACGCCGCGCGCAACCACACGCTGGGAACCGCGAAGCGCGGCGTTCGCACGCTGATCGAGGCGCCGTTCGGCGCGGACTGGCGCGCCACCGACTGCGAGTCGTGCGGCAACTGCGCGCAGGCGTGCCCCACCGGAGCGCTCACCGAGAAGCGCCGCGCGACGTACCGCTCGTGGGAGACCGAGCGCGTGCGCACCACGTGCCCGCACTGCGGCGTGGGCTGCCAGCTGGATTTGGTGGTGAAGGACGGCGTCGTCGTGGACGCCGAGGCCGCGCCGGGCCCGTCGAACCACGGGCTTCTGTGCGTGAAGGGGCGCTCGGCAAGCTTCGATTTCGTCGACGCGCCCGACCGCATACGAACGCCGCTCGTGAAGAACCGCGAGACGGGAGAGTTCGAGCCCGCCACCTGGGACGAAGCGCTCGACCTCGTGGCGAGGCGCTTCACGGAGCTCCGCGATGTCCACGGCGGCGAGTCGCTGGCGGCGTTCGCGTGCTCGCGCTCCACGAACGAGGACATCTACCTGTTCCAGAAGATGGCGCGCATCGTGCTCCAAACGAACAACGTGGACTGTTGCGCGCGTGTTTGACACGCCCCCACGGTCGCCGGTCTGGCGACCATGCTTGGTTCCGGCGCGATGACGAACTCCATCGAAGACGTCACGCGCAAGGCGGAGGTCATCATGCTCGTGGGGTCGAACCCCGAGGAGGCCCACCCCGTCATAGGCATGCAGATCCGCGCGGCGGTCGAACGCGGCTGCCGGCTCATCGCGGTCGACCCGCGCGACATCGGGCTGGCCGCGCATGCCGACATTCATTTGAAGCTGAGGCCGGGAACGAACGTCGCGTTCGCGAACGGCATTGTGAACTACCTGATTCAGCACGAGCTGTACGACGAGGACTTCGTGCGCGAGCGCACCGAGGGCTTCGAGATATTGGCCGCGACGGTGCGCGACTACACGCCCGAGCTGGTGGAGGACATCTGCGGCATCGACCGTCGCGACCTCGTGGCCGCGGCGAAGATGTACGCGGCAGCCGACGCGGCGGCCATCATGTACTGCCTCGGCGTGACGGAGCACTCCACGGGAACCGACGGCGTCATGGCGCTGTCGAACATCGCGATGATCTCCGGCAACCTGGGCAAGCCGGGCGGCGGCGTGAACCCGCTGCGCGGCCAGAACAACGTGCAGGGCGCCTGCGACATGGGCGCCGGTCCCGACGACCTGCCCGGCTACCAGAAGGTGGCTGATCCCGAGGTGGTGCGCCGCTTCGAGAAGGCGTGGGGCGCCGCGCTTCCGCGTGCGCGCGGCATCAAGGCCACCGAGTGCTTCCCGGCCATGATCGAGGGCGGCATCAAGGGGCTGTTCCTGTTCGGCGAGGATCCCGTGCGCACCGACCCCGATACGCATCACGTGATCCGCTCGCTCGAGGCGCTCGAGTTCTTCGTGGTGGACGACCTGTTCATGACCGAAACGGCCAAGTACGCCGACGTCATCCTGCCCGGGCGCAGCTACGCCGAGAAGGAGGGCACGTTCACGAACACCGAGCGGCGCGTCCAGCGCGTGCGCAAGGCCGTGGACGGGCCTGTGGGCGCGTGGCTCGACACCGACATCTTCACCGAGGTCATGAACCGCATGGGCTATGCGCAGCCTCGTCTGAGCGCGGCCGAGGTCATGGACGAGATCGTCTCGGTCACGCCCACGTACGGCGGCATGAGCCATGCGCGCCTCGACGGCGACGAGACGGCCGGCCGCGGCTTGCAGTGGCCGTGCCCAAGCGCCGAGCATCCCGGCACGCCCATCCTGCACATGGGCGAGTTCGCCCAGGGGCTGGGCGCGTTCTCCACACCCGACTACCAGCCGTCCGCCGAGCTGCCCGATGCGGAGTATCCGCTGGTCATGATGACGGGTCGCATCCTGTACCAGTACAACGCCTGTGCCATGACCGCTCGCACCGACGGCGTGAACGAGATAGCGAACCGCTCGTTCATCGAGCTGAACACGTGCGATGCCGAGGCTCTCGGCATCGCCGACGGGGACATCGTGCGCGTCTCATCGCGTCGCGGCTCCATCGAGTCCGTCGCGCATGTGTCCGAGAAGACGTCGCCGGGACATACGTGGATGCCGTTCCATTTCCAAGACGGCAACAGCAACTGGCTCACCATCGCCGCCCTCGACCGCGTGTCGAAGGCCCCCGAGTACAAGGTGTGCGCCGTGAAAGTGGAAAAGGCGTAA
- a CDS encoding NAD(P)-binding protein, with protein sequence MDGEPVAKLSIAPRSRDDARIAAHLDTFARRVEATPPGMCPLAVQLTMLQTSGAQTCGKCVPCRDGIPQLAAMLKRVVDCEADEGVLEGLRALAEMIRDASDCAIGYEAARSVLEGLDTFADEYASHLRDRSCQEGVGQTVPCETLCPAHVDVPAYIALTAAGDYAGAVNMVRKDNPFPTACAFVCEHPCETRCRRTLIDAPINIRGIKKFAVDQMPADQVAPPPRSVDTARTVAVIGGGPSGLTCAYFLALMGHRVTVFEERAQLGGMLRYGIPAYRFPRERLDEDIRGILNAGTITARCGERIGAHEMAEIADTYHAVYVAVGAQTGKSLRIDGVDAEGVVSAVDLLGAIGDGDYPDFTGKRVVVVGGGNVAMDCARTSVRAGADEVSVVYRRRKDDMTALPAEVESAIAEGVEMIVLEAPASIEVDERGHCTALITQPQMIGPVRGGRPAPMAADKPTRRIEADIILIAVGQDVVSGPFEEFGMSTTWGCFNADDHLAAEGYDHVFVGGDCQTGPSTVIRAIGAGKVAARNIDEFLGYHHKLPCDIEVPEPLPNDRTPKGRVEITERPARERRLDFDGVENGMSREEVVQECGRCLRCDRFGCGVMEGGRHQYA encoded by the coding sequence ATGGATGGAGAGCCAGTGGCCAAGCTATCGATTGCGCCGCGGTCGCGCGACGATGCGCGGATTGCCGCGCACCTGGACACCTTCGCGCGTCGTGTCGAGGCGACGCCGCCGGGCATGTGCCCGTTGGCCGTGCAGCTGACCATGCTGCAGACAAGCGGTGCGCAGACCTGCGGAAAGTGCGTTCCGTGTCGCGACGGCATCCCGCAGCTGGCGGCGATGCTCAAGCGCGTGGTGGACTGCGAGGCTGACGAGGGCGTACTGGAGGGCCTGCGCGCGCTGGCCGAGATGATCCGCGACGCGTCGGATTGCGCCATCGGCTACGAGGCCGCCCGCAGCGTGCTGGAGGGTCTCGATACGTTCGCCGACGAGTATGCGAGCCATTTGCGCGACCGTTCGTGCCAGGAGGGCGTCGGCCAAACGGTTCCTTGCGAGACGCTGTGCCCCGCGCACGTGGACGTGCCCGCCTACATCGCGCTCACGGCGGCGGGCGACTACGCCGGTGCCGTCAACATGGTGCGCAAGGATAACCCGTTTCCCACGGCTTGCGCGTTCGTGTGCGAGCATCCTTGCGAGACGCGGTGCCGCCGCACGCTTATCGATGCGCCCATCAACATCCGCGGGATCAAGAAGTTCGCGGTCGACCAGATGCCAGCCGACCAGGTGGCGCCCCCGCCGCGCAGCGTGGACACCGCGCGCACCGTCGCCGTCATCGGCGGCGGGCCCAGCGGGCTCACCTGCGCGTACTTCCTCGCCCTTATGGGGCATCGCGTGACGGTGTTCGAGGAACGCGCCCAGCTGGGCGGCATGCTGCGCTACGGCATCCCCGCGTATCGCTTTCCGCGCGAGCGCTTGGACGAGGATATCCGCGGCATCCTGAACGCGGGCACCATCACGGCGCGGTGCGGCGAGCGCATCGGCGCGCACGAGATGGCCGAGATCGCCGACACGTACCATGCGGTGTACGTGGCCGTCGGCGCGCAGACGGGCAAGTCGCTGCGCATCGACGGCGTGGATGCCGAAGGCGTCGTCTCGGCAGTGGATTTGCTGGGGGCCATCGGCGATGGCGACTATCCCGACTTCACGGGCAAGCGCGTGGTGGTGGTGGGCGGCGGCAACGTCGCCATGGACTGCGCGCGCACGTCGGTGCGCGCCGGGGCCGACGAGGTCTCGGTGGTGTACCGGCGCCGCAAGGACGACATGACGGCGCTGCCGGCTGAGGTGGAGAGCGCCATCGCCGAGGGCGTGGAGATGATCGTGCTGGAGGCGCCCGCCAGCATCGAGGTGGACGAGCGCGGACATTGCACGGCGCTCATCACGCAGCCGCAGATGATCGGTCCCGTGCGCGGCGGCCGTCCGGCGCCGATGGCGGCCGACAAGCCGACGCGCCGCATAGAAGCCGACATCATCCTCATCGCCGTGGGGCAGGATGTGGTGTCGGGCCCGTTCGAGGAGTTCGGCATGAGCACCACCTGGGGTTGCTTCAATGCCGACGATCATCTTGCGGCCGAAGGGTACGACCATGTGTTCGTGGGCGGCGACTGCCAGACCGGCCCCTCTACGGTGATCCGCGCCATCGGGGCGGGAAAGGTGGCTGCGCGCAACATCGACGAGTTCCTGGGTTACCATCACAAGCTGCCGTGTGACATCGAGGTGCCCGAACCGCTGCCGAACGACCGCACGCCCAAGGGGCGCGTGGAGATAACCGAGCGTCCCGCGCGCGAGCGGCGGCTCGATTTCGATGGCGTCGAGAACGGAATGAGCCGCGAAGAGGTCGTGCAGGAGTGCGGGCGCTGCCTGCGCTGCGATCGTTTCGGCTGCGGCGTTATGGAAGGAGGCAGGCACCAGTATGCCTAG
- a CDS encoding helix-turn-helix transcriptional regulator, giving the protein MAINRQKLKLLYLMRMLEEETDAERGLTMAQIIGKLEALGISAERKSIYRDIEALREFGVDVRTYQRAPVEYAVEHRAFAFAELQLLVDAVQSSRFLTQRKSDALVEGVKQLASRRQRALLDKRVHVEGRIKMQNESVFGSVDRIQEAIALKRRISFVYFKYDAAKRKALQHNGERYIETPVQLVYAEGYYYLVVFNEKHDDFANYRVDRMDRIEVLDEPAIKNERIATFDARELESRAFGMYSGEPVAATLLVDEEVMGAVIDRFGKDVESVPTGEKQARVYATVMKSPVLFGWLAQFGGRVRIEKPTALAQEYRAYLEDIVAAYE; this is encoded by the coding sequence ATGGCCATCAATCGTCAGAAGCTCAAGCTGCTGTACCTCATGCGGATGCTCGAGGAGGAGACCGATGCCGAACGCGGCCTCACGATGGCGCAGATCATCGGGAAGCTGGAAGCGCTGGGCATCTCGGCCGAGCGCAAGTCCATCTACCGCGACATCGAGGCGCTGCGCGAGTTCGGCGTGGACGTGCGCACCTACCAGCGCGCGCCGGTGGAGTACGCCGTGGAGCACCGCGCGTTCGCGTTCGCCGAACTGCAGCTGCTGGTGGATGCGGTGCAGAGCTCCCGCTTCCTCACGCAGCGTAAAAGCGACGCGCTGGTGGAGGGCGTGAAGCAGCTGGCCTCGCGGCGGCAGCGCGCGCTGCTGGACAAGCGCGTGCACGTGGAAGGCCGCATCAAGATGCAGAACGAGTCGGTGTTCGGCAGCGTCGACCGCATCCAGGAGGCCATCGCGCTCAAGCGCCGGATCTCGTTCGTCTACTTCAAGTACGATGCGGCGAAGCGCAAGGCGCTGCAGCATAACGGCGAGCGCTACATCGAGACGCCCGTGCAGCTCGTGTACGCGGAAGGCTACTACTACCTGGTCGTGTTCAACGAGAAGCACGACGATTTCGCGAACTACCGCGTGGACCGCATGGACCGCATCGAGGTGCTGGACGAGCCCGCGATCAAAAACGAGCGCATCGCCACGTTCGACGCGCGCGAGCTGGAAAGCCGCGCGTTCGGCATGTACAGCGGCGAGCCGGTGGCGGCCACGCTGCTGGTGGACGAGGAGGTCATGGGCGCGGTCATCGACCGGTTCGGCAAGGACGTGGAGTCGGTGCCGACGGGGGAGAAGCAGGCGCGCGTGTACGCCACGGTGATGAAGAGCCCCGTGCTGTTCGGGTGGCTGGCTCAGTTCGGCGGCCGCGTCCGCATCGAGAAGCCGACCGCGCTGGCGCAGGAGTACCGCGCCTACCTTGAGGACATCGTCGCCGCGTACGAGTAG
- a CDS encoding L-lactate dehydrogenase, with the protein MQRVINDRKVAIVGCGFVGSATAFALMQSELFTEMALIDVDRDRAEGEALDIAHGMPFADPMNIYAGDYDDAADAAIIIVTAGANQQPGETRLDLVHKNVRIFKSIIPELAQRDYQGILLVVSNPVDILTHVALKLSGMPENRVIGSGTVLDTARFKYILGEHLGVDPRNVHARIIGEHGDSEIAVWSTANISGIPVNDFCELRGHFEHDESMQRIAEDVKNSAYEIIAKKKATYYGIAMSVKRICEAIVRDEKPILPVSNFQHGVHGLHDVVLSMPAVVGKNGIEYQVPAPLSADELARLHESAKALREVIDGLDLE; encoded by the coding sequence ATGCAGCGCGTTATCAACGATCGGAAAGTGGCCATCGTAGGGTGCGGGTTCGTGGGTTCGGCAACCGCGTTCGCGTTGATGCAGAGCGAGCTGTTCACCGAGATGGCGCTCATCGACGTCGACCGCGACCGCGCCGAGGGCGAAGCGCTCGACATAGCGCACGGCATGCCCTTCGCCGACCCCATGAACATCTACGCGGGCGACTACGACGACGCGGCCGATGCGGCCATCATCATCGTCACGGCCGGCGCGAACCAGCAACCCGGCGAAACGCGCCTGGACCTCGTGCATAAGAACGTGCGCATCTTCAAGTCCATCATCCCCGAGCTCGCACAGCGCGATTACCAGGGCATTTTGCTGGTGGTGTCGAACCCGGTGGACATCCTCACGCACGTGGCGCTGAAGCTGTCGGGCATGCCCGAGAACCGCGTCATCGGATCGGGCACGGTGCTGGACACCGCGCGCTTCAAGTACATCCTGGGCGAGCACCTCGGCGTGGATCCGCGCAACGTACACGCGCGCATCATCGGCGAGCACGGCGACAGCGAGATCGCGGTGTGGAGCACGGCGAACATCTCGGGCATCCCCGTGAACGACTTCTGCGAGCTGCGCGGCCATTTCGAGCACGACGAGTCGATGCAGCGCATCGCCGAGGACGTGAAGAACAGCGCCTACGAGATCATCGCGAAGAAGAAAGCCACCTACTACGGCATCGCCATGTCGGTGAAGCGCATCTGCGAGGCCATCGTGCGCGACGAGAAGCCCATCCTGCCCGTGTCGAACTTCCAGCACGGCGTGCACGGCTTGCACGACGTGGTGCTGAGCATGCCCGCCGTGGTCGGCAAGAACGGCATCGAGTACCAGGTGCCCGCCCCGCTGTCGGCCGACGAGCTGGCGAGGCTTCACGAGTCGGCGAAAGCGCTCCGGGAAGTGATCGACGGGTTGGATTTGGAGTAG
- a CDS encoding TrmH family RNA methyltransferase encodes MPIIHLEDLDDPRLAAYSGMTDAQLRDCPDSANGLFIGESRKVIERALAAGVRMRSLFMEEKWLDQTMPLVDSLLDGDPDFPVLVATREQFRALTGYEVTRGALAAFERPPLPRVEDLLASARRVAVLEDVTNYTNIGAVFRSAAALGIDAVLVTPSCHDPLYRRAARVSMGTVFQVPWTRIGSERAWAAEGVPLLRSLGFATAALALSDEAIYLHDERLRACDKLALVLGTEGDGLAPSTIANCDYTVKIPMDHEVDSLNVAAASAVAFWELRTKWRD; translated from the coding sequence ATGCCGATCATCCACCTCGAAGACCTTGACGACCCGCGGCTTGCCGCGTACTCGGGCATGACCGACGCGCAGTTGCGCGATTGCCCCGACAGCGCGAACGGCCTGTTCATCGGCGAGTCGCGCAAGGTGATCGAACGCGCGCTGGCCGCCGGGGTGCGGATGCGCTCGCTGTTCATGGAGGAGAAGTGGCTCGATCAGACGATGCCACTCGTCGATTCGCTGTTGGACGGCGATCCCGACTTTCCCGTGCTCGTGGCCACGCGCGAGCAGTTCCGCGCCCTGACCGGCTACGAGGTGACGCGCGGCGCGCTGGCCGCGTTCGAGCGCCCGCCCTTGCCCCGCGTGGAGGATCTGCTGGCGAGCGCGCGCCGAGTGGCTGTGTTGGAGGACGTGACGAACTACACGAACATCGGCGCCGTGTTCCGCTCGGCGGCGGCGCTGGGCATCGACGCGGTGCTGGTCACGCCGTCGTGCCACGACCCGCTGTACCGTCGCGCCGCGCGCGTGTCGATGGGGACGGTGTTCCAGGTGCCGTGGACGCGCATCGGAAGCGAGCGCGCCTGGGCGGCCGAGGGCGTGCCGCTTCTGCGCTCGCTGGGCTTCGCGACGGCCGCGCTCGCGCTGTCGGACGAGGCGATCTACCTGCACGACGAACGCCTGCGTGCCTGCGACAAGCTTGCGCTGGTGCTGGGCACCGAAGGCGACGGCCTCGCGCCCTCGACGATCGCGAACTGCGACTACACGGTGAAGATCCCCATGGACCACGAGGTCGACTCCTTGAACGTGGCCGCCGCCAGCGCCGTGGCTTTCTGGGAGCTCCGCACGAAGTGGCGCGATTGA
- a CDS encoding patatin-like phospholipase family protein, whose amino-acid sequence MMTSTVHDVALVFEGGGMRNSYSAGAIGVMLEQGLFFDDVYGLSAGATNAIDYVSRDARRNEASFTACLDDLSFRWWVMPFVDADGVGAALHGDARVRSSCALPFDFDAFQANPARVTLQAIDRDTGETVCFTRGDFPTEQTLMERVRASTSYPIVLPPTVVDGRALYDGGIGRGGGIMVPRAMDDGLSRFFVVCTRPRGFRRPLKPNRFYDAFFWRRPRMREALDTWNRRYDAELDRLDRLEAEGRAYVFYANDQGVKNTERDAEKLARNYERGRMQALSEFDRWERFLSGQGV is encoded by the coding sequence ATGATGACCAGCACGGTGCACGACGTAGCGCTCGTGTTCGAGGGCGGCGGGATGCGCAACTCGTATTCGGCGGGCGCGATCGGCGTCATGCTGGAGCAAGGGCTGTTCTTCGACGACGTGTACGGATTGTCGGCGGGGGCGACGAATGCGATCGACTACGTCTCGCGTGACGCGCGCCGCAACGAAGCCTCGTTCACCGCATGTCTCGACGACCTCTCGTTTCGCTGGTGGGTGATGCCGTTCGTGGACGCCGACGGCGTCGGCGCGGCGCTGCACGGCGATGCGCGCGTCCGCTCAAGCTGCGCGCTGCCCTTCGACTTCGACGCCTTCCAAGCGAACCCAGCGCGCGTCACCTTGCAGGCCATCGACCGCGACACGGGCGAGACGGTCTGTTTCACGCGCGGCGATTTTCCTACCGAGCAGACGCTCATGGAGCGCGTCCGCGCCTCGACGAGCTATCCCATCGTGCTGCCGCCGACGGTCGTCGACGGGCGTGCGCTGTACGACGGCGGCATCGGACGAGGCGGCGGCATCATGGTGCCGCGCGCGATGGACGATGGGCTGAGCAGGTTCTTCGTCGTCTGCACGCGTCCGCGCGGCTTCCGCAGACCGCTCAAGCCCAACCGCTTCTACGACGCGTTCTTCTGGCGGCGTCCGCGCATGCGGGAGGCGCTGGACACCTGGAACCGGCGCTACGACGCCGAACTCGACCGGCTCGACCGACTCGAGGCCGAGGGCCGCGCCTACGTGTTCTACGCGAACGATCAGGGCGTGAAGAACACCGAGCGCGACGCGGAGAAGCTCGCCCGCAACTACGAGCGAGGCCGCATGCAGGCTTTATCCGAATTCGACAGGTGGGAGCGGTTCCTCTCAGGGCAGGGGGTTTGA
- a CDS encoding response regulator transcription factor, translated as METKEDKREGKQTSGGLRAGTVSMAVGFFVWYTCSNWVSALTYDASFSYWWLNKSGAVVLVTLVACAILWRVPVPARVARSLDWAFAGVYACSFVVLLGGAGMAEPFGDLFGLLLFAAAQTWMVVRWGSCYARSSTDDVARALLLAIALVATVKCVTTFLPEAATMALMLALPFLSMGMLAVRLRDEADERPAEQWFTRASLPSFGRIVAAMAVFFFIWSILNMTLKHGTGHYSFGMAATPLYTLLSQAILFVFCAFVYWWVFRLRRHLDITVVWRFTYVLMAVALFMLVAFGMAQFIQAFTGAAVVVAKMFLWLGLANVAHHGPFKPFMVFCPGMLLYSFPDWLGRSAASFLELETFDPVIASFMLVVTVVMVAFFLPSRSPDVQLLLSDLNGDERRAIGEGDGIDERCRTVGERCGLSPREIEIMQYLCKGRSRPYIAETLYLSENTVRTHSRRIYGKLDVHNKQELLDLVRGE; from the coding sequence ATGGAAACGAAGGAAGACAAGCGGGAAGGCAAGCAGACATCCGGAGGATTGCGGGCGGGCACCGTGTCCATGGCGGTGGGGTTCTTCGTGTGGTACACGTGCTCCAACTGGGTGAGCGCGCTGACGTACGACGCCTCGTTTTCGTACTGGTGGCTGAACAAGTCAGGCGCCGTGGTGCTGGTCACGCTCGTTGCATGCGCGATCCTCTGGCGCGTCCCCGTGCCGGCGCGCGTTGCGAGGAGTCTCGATTGGGCGTTCGCGGGCGTGTACGCATGCTCGTTCGTCGTGCTGCTCGGAGGAGCGGGCATGGCGGAGCCGTTCGGAGACCTGTTCGGCCTGCTGCTGTTCGCGGCGGCGCAAACCTGGATGGTCGTGCGCTGGGGGTCGTGTTACGCCCGCTCGTCCACCGACGACGTGGCGCGCGCGTTGCTGCTGGCCATCGCGCTGGTGGCTACCGTGAAGTGCGTGACGACGTTTCTGCCGGAAGCAGCGACGATGGCGCTCATGCTTGCGCTTCCGTTCCTGTCGATGGGGATGCTCGCGGTTCGTTTGCGCGACGAGGCCGACGAGCGTCCCGCCGAGCAGTGGTTCACGCGCGCGTCGCTTCCCTCGTTCGGCCGTATCGTGGCGGCGATGGCGGTGTTCTTCTTCATCTGGTCCATCCTCAACATGACGTTGAAGCACGGCACCGGCCACTACAGCTTCGGCATGGCCGCCACGCCGCTGTACACGCTGCTGTCGCAGGCCATCCTCTTCGTGTTCTGCGCGTTCGTGTACTGGTGGGTGTTCAGGCTCCGGCGGCATCTCGACATCACCGTGGTGTGGCGCTTCACGTACGTGCTGATGGCGGTGGCGCTGTTCATGCTGGTGGCGTTCGGCATGGCGCAGTTCATCCAGGCGTTCACGGGTGCAGCGGTAGTGGTGGCGAAGATGTTTTTGTGGTTGGGGTTGGCCAATGTCGCGCACCACGGGCCGTTCAAGCCGTTCATGGTGTTTTGCCCTGGTATGCTGCTGTACTCGTTTCCCGATTGGCTGGGACGCAGCGCTGCATCGTTTCTGGAGCTCGAGACGTTCGACCCCGTCATTGCCTCGTTCATGCTCGTGGTGACCGTGGTGATGGTGGCGTTCTTCCTGCCGTCGCGCTCGCCTGACGTGCAGCTGCTGCTGTCCGACCTGAACGGCGACGAGCGCCGCGCCATCGGGGAAGGCGACGGCATCGACGAGCGGTGCCGTACGGTGGGGGAGCGCTGCGGGCTCTCGCCGCGCGAGATCGAGATCATGCAGTATCTGTGCAAGGGCCGCTCGCGCCCTTATATCGCCGAGACGCTGTACCTGTCGGAGAACACGGTGCGCACCCATTCGCGCCGCATTTACGGCAAGCTCGACGTGCACAACAAGCAGGAGCTGCTCGACTTGGTGCGCGGGGAATAG
- a CDS encoding FAD-dependent oxidoreductase, whose translation MDKKDALSRRNFIKASGMAALGAAALGLAGCGPKPAQNAANDAATSVADIAWDEEYDVIVVGAGAAGLATAVAMATEGGDLSTLLLEKGSTLIGSGNSPVCSGSFHITDEPDAFAVYMKAMLGGMTATPASVYETYAQGAAENWEWLSGLGMKEDDVKITPQGDGKAEWFELENSGSFSKCQFKKDNADEDRTHISKFLSAVLEQYPDQVTRKTSAPLTALVQDPETKAVIGAVYEDKNKSVYAKARKGVVMTCGGFENDPEMLQDYLSFERMHAAGASTNTGDGHRICAKLGAGMWHMNSFAGAWSNGISLDGEKTMPYRSLKKALGIVVGVNGRRFY comes from the coding sequence ATGGACAAGAAAGACGCGCTCTCGCGCCGCAACTTCATCAAGGCGAGCGGCATGGCCGCGTTGGGCGCCGCGGCGCTCGGCCTGGCGGGGTGCGGCCCGAAGCCGGCGCAAAATGCCGCGAACGATGCCGCCACGTCCGTCGCCGATATCGCATGGGACGAGGAGTACGACGTCATCGTCGTCGGCGCGGGCGCCGCAGGCCTGGCCACGGCCGTCGCGATGGCGACCGAGGGCGGCGACCTTTCCACGCTGCTGCTGGAGAAAGGCTCCACCCTCATCGGCAGCGGCAACTCGCCGGTGTGCAGCGGGTCGTTCCATATCACCGACGAGCCCGACGCGTTCGCCGTGTACATGAAAGCCATGCTGGGCGGCATGACCGCCACGCCGGCGTCCGTCTACGAGACGTATGCGCAGGGCGCCGCCGAGAACTGGGAATGGCTGAGCGGCCTGGGCATGAAGGAAGACGACGTCAAGATCACGCCGCAGGGCGACGGCAAGGCCGAATGGTTCGAGCTGGAGAATTCCGGATCGTTCTCGAAGTGCCAGTTCAAGAAGGACAACGCCGACGAGGACCGCACGCACATCAGCAAGTTCCTGAGCGCGGTTCTGGAGCAGTACCCCGACCAGGTGACGCGCAAGACCAGCGCGCCGCTGACCGCGCTCGTGCAGGATCCCGAGACGAAGGCCGTGATCGGCGCGGTGTACGAGGACAAGAACAAGAGCGTCTACGCGAAGGCGCGCAAGGGCGTTGTCATGACCTGCGGCGGCTTCGAGAACGACCCCGAGATGCTGCAGGACTACCTGTCGTTCGAGCGCATGCACGCGGCGGGCGCCTCTACCAACACCGGCGACGGCCATCGCATCTGCGCGAAGCTGGGCGCCGGGATGTGGCACATGAACAGCTTCGCGGGCGCCTGGTCGAACGGCATCAGCCTGGACGGCGAGAAGACCATGCCGTACCGCAGCCTCAAGAAGGCGCTCGGCATCGTGGTGGGCGTCAACGGGCGCCGCTTCTACTAG